Proteins encoded together in one Saccopteryx leptura isolate mSacLep1 chromosome 7, mSacLep1_pri_phased_curated, whole genome shotgun sequence window:
- the C1QL2 gene encoding complement C1q-like protein 2, with the protein MALGLLIAVPLLLQAADPGAAHYEMMGTCRMICDPYSAAPGAGPVGAKTPPPGPSTAALEVMQDLSANPPPPFIQGPKGDPGRPGKPGPRGPPGEPGPPGPRGPPGEKGDSGRPGLPGLQLTAGAAGGDGVVGGGTRGGGDSEGEMTGAISAAFSGPKIAFYVGLKSPHEGYEVLKFDDVVTNLGNHYDPTTGKFSCQVRGIYFFTYHILMRGGDGTSMWADLCKNGQVRASAIAQDADQNYDYASNSVVLHLDSGDEVYVKLDGGKAHGGNNNKYSTFSGFLLYPD; encoded by the exons ATGGCGCTGGGCTTGCTCATCGCGGTGCCGCTGCTGCTGCAGGCGGCAGACCCCGGAGCGGCGCACTACGAGATGATGGGCACCTGCCGCATGATCTGCGACCCATACAGCGCCGCACCCGGCGCAGGCCCCGTGGGCGCCAAGACTCCGCCGCCGGGACCCAGCACTGCTGCGCTGGAAGTCATGCAAGACCTGAGCGCCAACCCTCCGCCCCCTTTCATTCAGGGACCCAAGGGCGACCCGGGGCGGCCAGGCAAGCCGGGGCCACGGGGTCCCCCTGGAGAGCCGGGCCCGCCCGGACCCAGGGGGCCCCCGGGGGAGAAGGGCGACTCGGGGCGGCCGGGCCTGCCGGGGCTGCAGCTTACGGCGGGAGCGGCAGGAGGTGACGGGGTGGTGGGTGGCGGTACCCGAGGCGGCGGCGACTCTGAGGGCGAAATGACCGGCGCGATCAGCGCCGCCTTCAGCGGTCCAAAGATCGCCTTTTACGTGGGTCTCAAGAGCCCCCACGAAGGCTACGAGGTACTCAAGTTCGACGACGTGGTCACCAACCTCGGCAATCACTACGACCCCACTACCGGCAAGTTCAGCTGCCAGGTGCGGGGCATCTACTTCTTCACTTACCACATCCTAATGCGCGGCGGCGATGGCACCAGCATGTGGGCGGACCTCTGCAAGAACGGGCAG GTCCGGGCCAGCGCCATCGCTCAGGACGCAGACCAGAACTACGACTACGCCAGTAACAGCGTGGTGCTGCACCTCGATTCTGGGGACGAGGTGTATGTGAAGCTGGACGGCGGGAAGGCGCACGGAGGCAATAACAACAAGTACAGCACGTTCTCCGGCTTTCTTCTATATCCGGACTAG